AGTTTACACAAAGTTGACCTCGTGTCCTGTTCTTCTCCCAGGCGGAGAACATCTACAATGACGAGGAGCCAGACAACACCCCTGCATCAGAGCTGGAGGCTCAGGGATCATAACCCAGCACGGCACTTGTCTCTCCAGGCAcgaccccccccctcccccaaaccTCTAACCCTGCCCTATTCCCTGATCTCCCAGACCCAGCCTCTCGTTTCCCTCTCTGACTATTCCAGTGCACAAGGAAGAATCTGCTCCACGTGAATGACCAATGTGGAGAGCTAGAGACAGCGTGGACTCCACCCTTGCTAATAGATGGTTGAATTCAGGCTCAGCTTGTTCCCACTTCCCCGTTGGCCCAAGTCCCCAGAAGCACTTGGAGTAGGATAAGATTTGCTCAGGTGGTAATATCTCCAGTTTTTGGGGAATAGGATTTGAAGCCTTTTAAGAGTAGAACACCTTTTGTGTGCTAAGTCAGTGTAAACCATTGTTAAGACAAGTTAATCAGTTCATTTGCAAGGAAAACACTAAAgtgtcattttacattttgacttAGCAGTAGCCAGAAAAACCACTCGCTAGTAGGCTTCCCTCAAGACGCAAACATGTAAGGAAACCCGCCCAGTAAAAGACTAATCTGAGCTCTGAAATGCTTTTTGGGAAAACCTGATCTACATCTGTCCAAACCGCAATTGGCTAAAAGCTAACGTCGATGGTCATGTCCAGGGGAGCTTTATTCCTACTTTAGTTTCCCACCTGTCGAGCACTTATAGCTGTTAATTTCTTACATAATATCGTACTTAGCTGACACTTCCCAGCTGTCCTTTGAAGGAACATCCCCTGCTGCGTTTGCCTCCTGTTTCTAAGGTACAGAAACTGCTGTGTTTGAGTGAAAGGTGTGGAACTAAGTTAGTGCACTTGAGGGAAACACATCTTTTCCCTCTCTTCTGTTACATAATGTGAAATTGCCTTGTTTTGTTCCCTGCACCACAAATTGCAATAaaacttttataacttttcaaaGGTAAGTTTCTTATTTATGCAAgtcaaaaatgtctaaaaacaatGCTTTTACAGACTTTACTCTTTAGGAAATGACAAGACCCAAAAATCACTTGGTGACAATAAATCCACTTATTGCAAATTCtacaaaaatgtttattgaaAAGCAAGACAGGACTATAAGAACATTGTACAATCAAAGGGGGTGTGGGCTCATTTATAGTAAAAATAGAGCTCTCCAAAGCTATGGTGACTCATGCCTCTTCTTTCACAGTTAGTCTCACCTACAGAGGTAGattctgacattacctgagagtcAATCTGGGGCAACGCCAAAGAAAGAGAATATGGATGCCGTCTTCCCTCCAACTAGACCCGTCCTCTACCCGAAAGAGAAATACGCACGCCACCTGACCTCATCACAtcaattttgttttgaaatccaCCCAATGTGAAGATAAAAAGCATGAGTAGTATTGTAGAAAACACTGGGACTGCAAGGCAACATCTTTAAGGACATGACGCTTGGTTACACTAAATTATCGAACAGTCGCTCTGTGTACATATTTCCCCAATAACATCTGTCGGCCACGCCCACTCACTGACTTAAAAATACAGCGTTGAAAAGGGACAGCCACGTGAAGAACTGATGGCCGGACAAACAGTTAAGTGCTGTGGGAATCATGTCCTTCAAACATTTTGATGAGTTAACAAGCAATTCTGTTTGTGCTGCAGAGGGGGAAAAATTGCCCAAAGGTGCTGATCTTGGATCAGTCTTGTAATTATACCCAGAAATAAGAATAAGGATGCAGAGCACTCTGCATCGAGAATTAAGAAGGCTACTAGATCTGTTATTAGAGTCTCTGCATTAGCAGACATTGCCTAGTTAGTCAGCAGTGATCAAGATTTAACGGTGCTCTAAAAGAAAACTAGTGACTTAGAATAACCTGCAGAGGATAGGAGTTTGTGAATTGACTTTGATTTAAGAGGGTTCTATCAATCTTGTGGGATCTAACAATCCCACAATGTTTAACAAGAGGTTTCCTTAAATAACTAGCTCCTGTAATGCCTCCTATTGATATGCATCACTGCTAGAAATCAATCGTTTTATTCACATCAGAAAAGAAAACCATCTTCTTCCAGTATAAAGTGGTTTCAGAATTCCTGACTTAGATCTTTTCTGTTGAGCTGAATGAAAATCAAATGACttggttcatttaaaaaaaaaaaaaaaagtgctgagATGCAGATCAAAATCACGCAACCCATTTTGCACATGGACATTTGCTGAGCGTTTATCCCTGGATCATTTAAGTTCTCCCAAGTGGGCAACAAGCCAGCAACAACTGTTCTGGACCTGTATCGTTCAAGTTCCcatatttttttcccttattACATTTCTAAGTAGGGACAGAAAACAGCTAACAGAAGATCAAACGGTTTAAGTTCTAATCCTTTTTTGGTGACACCTGTGGTAACCGAAGTGAGCTTTAATAATACATATCCCAGAGTTCAGTTCAAGATGACATGGATTGACCACTGGGGGCTTCATTCTGGAAATACAACCATTGTTATGACCTTCAGCACTGCCACTATTTCCAAAAGCCAATTTGAAGTGAATGTTTTTGATCAGCGGTGCGTCCACTACATCGCTTGAGCGACGAGCTATGATGCATTTTacaagtttacttttttttttttcctcaatctAAAATGCCTCCACACTTTCCTTCCCAGATGGTCTAGTGTCATGGCTATCCTTTCAGCAGCGCCTGCTGGTTTTCTCTATTTTGCCAGAAAGTTGGTTTGTTAAACTCGACAGCTACAGTAGCTCACCATCTGTAGTCTCCGAGCTTCAAACCACCGCTTGTTACATGGCCGTGTGCACATTCATTTTGCTGACCCTTCTTGGTCTGATCcatgaaaagaaaatttaaaaacctgatATGACATGATcagaaaaaaatcctgtttaATACCCTGTGGCCAAGACAGACTTTGAACTTGTTCTACACTATGTTCCGTTTGCTCTTCCAGCTTTTCAGATCATATGGGGACATTAAGGCTACGTTAATAAAAAGCGACCAACATATTATGCATGTAATACACCCAAATCAAATTTCCAACGAGACGTGACACTACAGGGTGAGGCCATGtgaagagagaaatggaaggccAATTTCAGAAAAACGGCAAAGCTGAATTAATTAGGTGTCAACTACTCACTCAATCGGCAggtattttgataatcgattaatcagtCAGAAAAAAAACGGGGGAATTCTGATTGCAGActgttaaatgttaatattttctagttgcttctctcctctgtgacagaaaactgaatatctttcagTTGTGAACAAAACGTGACACTTGAAGACGTCATCGTGGACTTTTGAGAAACGCTGAGTCACGTTTTCCGCCTACCAACTGCTAATCCAGTCATCCAGAATCCGATCGACTGATTAATCGATGATGGAAATCGTCGCTAGTTGCAACCATGGCCAAATTGACTTTGAACAATGTGACTGCATGGAAATTGCTTATGAAAATACAGTTATGGTAGAAAACAGGGAGGACCAAGTGCTTGCCACAAAGCCAATTCTCACAACCAGTGTAACCACGGGCAACATTTTAGAATAGAATCCTTGATACAATCATGTTATTCCTCTTTCACTAATGGCacagaacaaaaagaaagaagagaaggtATGGGTTGAGTTTCCGTGTAGAAACCCGGAGAGGCAAGTCTGTAGTTAAGAAAAATGTATCCCCGTTGAAGATGCGTTATTTCTGGCTAGAAATGGAACTGGGCTGGAGGAGTGTGGAGCCGTCCATCACAGCCGTCTCACCGTGTGGGCTCCTTCAGTCCTGCTGTGAGACTGCCGATTCTGCGGGATGGCTGCTCATCGCCATAGCAACAGTAATGGTTGTGTCAGTAGCAGCCGCCGCGGGCTCCAGTTCGGGGGGTCGGGGAGCTCGGTGGATGCCATCCGCCTCCAGCTCGCCAGCCTGTGCctggccctcctcctcctcctcctcctcctgctcttctTCTCCCTCCCCCCCAGCAGAGGGCTCCGACGGCGGGGCTTCGGGAAGCACCACGCTGCCTTTGTCTCCCGGCTCCTGCAGGATGCTGAGCTGGTTGTTGAGGTCGTTCCTCTCCTTCTGCAGGGCGCGGCACAGCctctccagcagctccagcttcCCCTGCAGGGCCTTAAAGTGGCCGTCACGCAGAGTTttctacaacacaaacacaacctttCATGAGCCCCGGGGGTCACTTTTCACTTTGGAAATAGCAGTTTGGAGGAAGGAAAAAGCTGTAGTGCATAGtttgtcgcccccatgaggaagtctaagtaatgacaacaacactgcgtccacatgatacaagacTTCCGTGATCGCGCTCCACCACGCAgatgctagtagccaaggacacggaggattaaaaaaaaaaaaaaaacatgataaactCCTCAGAACGatttaggaagaaaaaaaacgagtcacgatttaaaaaaaaatttaagctACATATTGCATATGATATGTAACATTGTAGCAAGTCCTGttataaaaaactgtaattataataaaaagaggaatttaaaatgtgaaacaaaCTCAACAAAGTGTTGCACAGTCGATTAATCGTGGTCTTCTCGATTAGATGATCGCATTCTTTCAAATTGTGAATTAATAACGAAAACGATTAATTGCTCAGCCCTAGTTTACTTTGTGTTTAAATTCCACATAAGTGTATTTATGTGTCAATTAAACCTTTTGTGATTATTTCCATTTGTCTCACTGCTACCAAAGAGCAGAGAGTGGACGCTAAGAGTCACCTCCTCGGCCATCTGCAGCAGCGCCTGGTTGTTGCTCTCCCATTTGGTCCTCCACTGGGTCGTCTCCTTCTCCAGCTTCTTGATCTTCTTGGTCATCTGGGAGGGAATTCCAGACAGTTAGCAGCTGGCAGGGAACAAACACTGAGACACAGAACACTAGGCAACAGGACGCCCGGCGGTCACCTTCTCCATCTCCTGTCTGAACGTGGTGAAGACTTCGTTGCTTTTGGCCAGCGTGCTCTGAAACTCCTCAAACTTGTCCATGTACAGGGAGAgctgcgagagagagagagagagaaaggagagcagCGAGGAGTCATTTCCAAACCTTTCAGCCAGGCGGACACTAGGGGGTGTAACTTTAAATATAAAGTGGAAGTTTCAAAATTAAGGCACAGCTTAAAGACAGCGATGTGAATCAATATTATTGGATATTGAATATAGGATAGTTAAGGTTTGAatcgatatactgtatatataaaaatccAGATGGATTCTTTTCAGTAAAAAGGgtagtatttttatttaaatgtctggAAGACCTCAGTAATAAATTGTTCAATCATATTACCACATGCTTATAGTGGCAATGGCACTGAACAAGCCTGAGTAGTGTAGTACATATTACTGCATTTGAGGATTGAATATTCAAATGAGCGCCAATAGAAAAAACTAATTTCAGGTATTTTacagctacattgtgtaagaatttctcccatctagcgttgagattaTACATCGCAATCATCTCTCTCTCGCCACACAGTTCCGAGTACGTGTTGCAGACGGGTGCTCCACCTGAGGGGGTCCTCCGGTCCGGAGGATTATTAACTAGTTGGGATTTGGTTTGTGCGTCCAAAGCAGCTCCAATGTTCACTCTTTTTTCTGATGATGCCAGTGTCTCGCTTATTTCAATATCCGctttctttttctgggcaaagaagaagactgTTCCtgaatttggattttgaatacgtgtggTCCTTCGTGTTTTTTGCCCATTACCCATTAGCAGCAGCTGGGAGTCAAAAACGccaaaggcagagcagtacGTCCTGGATCTCCCTTACAGgataacgtatttcaagatggcgcacgTCTATGGAGAGTCTACCCCAGATCATGCAAGCTCAAATGTAAAATCTCAAGATCATAGGAATACTTCAAATTGGTGGTGGTGGTcaatagtcataaaaaaaaggacaagtttgtgaacgtGCAACACAGATTtggataatgaacaactaccAACGTTACACACTGGGGCTTTAAGGATAACTGGCGTAATTATCAGAGAAGTGTTAAATACCTCTCTGatgttattgaaaaaaacatgttctttttAGCATAATCAACTCTGTTCTTTACCCCCGAATCCACAATCCCGCAGGCCTGGGAATAAGGTCTCCacttttttgtggaaaatatTAGCACCATTAGAGCTAGCATTTCGTGTCCAGCCTTCGACCCTTCCATTTCCACAGTGTGTGCAGGGGTCTTCATCAAGTTTGAGCCTGTCTCCCTCTCAGCCTGTATAGATattgttacacatttaaaaccttCAGTTTGTCCTTTTGATATTGTTCCACCTTGTCATTTTAAAGAGGTGTGGCACACTTTTGGACCGATCATCCAAGCAATCATTAATAGCAGtcttatttatgtgtgtgtgtgtgtgtgtgtgtgtgtgtgtgtgtgtgtgtgtgtgtgtacctgttgTTTGAGCTGCGTTTCTTGCTCCTTCATCAGCTCACACTTGCGTCTGGACTCCGTGGCGTCCTTCAACAGCTGAAACATCAAAGTACAGTCCCCGAACACTGTTTATGACCCCTGATTGGTTGTATTTCTGCTCAGCTGCTGGCTGTATTTGGTAAGAGTTAGAGGATGGTGCAGTGGAAACTAGAACACACAGAGGATGTACTCACaaagtctctctccctctgctgctTGTCCTCGACTTCTTTCATCATCTCTGTGATTCTCTGCAGCTTGGCGTCcatcagctgctgctgcagctccttgtGCTTGAACACCTTGTCTATGTGCTGCAAGAGGCACGAGAGCATACGAGCTAGGTGTAAAAGGCCCCTCAATAAGCACAAGATAAGTACAAATGGAGGCGAGCTCCAGCTGACCATGTAGAGCGTATGTCCCATGTATGCAGAGTCCTCGGGAGGGACTctgctgcagccctttgctgcatgttctcccctctcccccctttctctgtttatccactgtcactatcgaATAAAAAAGGGACAATCCATTATCAAAACATaactaaaaaaactgaaacaaatgtagatagatagatagatagagcagTTTAGTCTTTCTACTCTATTTTTAGCCAGGATTTCAATTTTTGTCCTCTGGTTTGTTAAACTGGCCCACACGTTAAAGCAGCTTTTTCTTTCTGCCATGATTCAAGTTCCACATAATAAATAATGGCGtgtttccactgcatggtatgtACTCAACTCgtctgttttggttttccattacctGCTAACAGGTGCTTTTTGTAgcactacctcagtcgaggttcaaAGTGAGcggaggcgataccaaaaggggACGTTAAAAACCTGCTCAACCTGATTGGTCgaagagaatcgtcactaatcacggCATCATCAATAGGGCTGTAACGATGTGGAAAATCAAACGATGCCACGGGGCAGAAAAGATGCATTACGACACGGTCCTGAAACACGCCGGgaaccaaaaacaacacaccttccaCATTCTGCGTgttcagttgtgtgtgtgttcacgcatgaggcggtactaatctgcaatgggaaaaggaggacggggcaccgcggttGAGTCGAGTTGAGCGGGTACcattaacaaaagaaaaaagccatatCTTAGATAAGGCAGAGTTTTAATGGAATTCCACTACCCGTACCTCCTCTCGGAGCTCGTACTGCTCGATGAGCTTTTTAAGCTTCTCGGCCAGGTCCATGTTCTCCTGCCTCAGCTTGGTGTTGTGGGAGCTGTGCTGCTCCATCTGCACCTCGATGTCGCTCAGGGTCATCTGGAAGTGCAGCATGGCCTCCTTCCGCTGCTCCTCGTACTCCCGGGACCGCTGGGAGTTCTCCTCCTGAAGGGACACGAGAGGGGAGGAAAGGAGGTCAACGAGAAGTTGGAGGGAGGCCAGCGAGGGAGATTTGTGCTGTTCACACGGCTGTGTTGCCGTTTTCAGAATCCCTCTCGCTTCGGGAAACAtcaacaaactttgagctagcaagctacatgctgattggatggtgcaacaaggccggCCTGCTGGGTTCTTTCGGGTAACAACTGTAAAGATTTACGGCATTTCCTCCCTAAcggggacgttttgggaccgattggtgggattgcaAGAAGAGGAAATGaggttattgtgtgtgtatgtatccaGCTTGTTTAAATAGTTcaactttatttaatattgtacgTGGTTTACTTTAgtgggtgcaaatgttccaccaaaccCGGTTCCTttccgagactattttgcagggCCGCCGTCGCAACATTCGGAGCTTAGCgtcgcccaagacgattgtgattggttttaaagaaatgaaaataactctgtgtttttcctcctatcccagaatgcatctgtggtgtagccagaccttactccacagcactgtggagataggtgtTAGCAGTAAACTACTATTTGAAAGACACGTTTACCTTCCTGAACTTAGAAGTGATCTTTTGCCCTATGACAGTGCAAGGTGGTGCTGCTGGTTACTGTCCAGACAAGACAGAAGACGAAAGACATGGACGAATCCAGTTGCAGTAGGCGGAGGTGTACCTTCAGTGTCTTGTTGTGTCTCTGCAGCTCCCTGCAGAGGCTCTCCAGCTTGCTGCGGGCCAGGATGGCCTTGCTGTGCTCCCCCTGCAGGTGGATCTTCTCTTTCACTATCTGAGACTGTTTCTTCTGCAGGGCTTTCAGACGCTTCTGCATGCAGCGGCTCTCCTCCAACTGAACATACAACACACAGTCAGCAACAAAGATTGCATTATAAATACTTTACTTGGATGCATAAAAGCACATTAGAGAAACACAGATTCCAATGACAGTCTATGACGTGTTCAAATGTAATGTGCGGCTGAAATGGGAACCAATAAAATCCCGACATGCTTGATATAAGACATGAAGAATCCTCATGTAAttgacttaaaggtcccatggcatgataatttcacttaatgaggttttctaacattaatgtaagttcccccagtctgcctattGTCCCCCCGTGGCTAGAAAgtgtgataggtgtaaacagagccctgggtatcctgctctgcctttgagaaaataaaagctcagaatGGTCGATCTGGAAtccttccccttatgaggtcataaggggcaaggttacctcccatttctctgctttgcttctCTGTCTCCACAAAAATCATCCGTTGACGGTTTCATGGTTATTTAATTGTGCTTTAAAACGTTACTGCTGTGAACCAATCAGATAACATTGTATTTCTCTCATTCACAGCTCCCGCGCTCTCTCTCAATGATTAGGAGTGTAAACTTCCGCGGCCATTTCCAGCCCGTGAGTAAATGGTATGCATCGCTCTCGGTTGGGGACCCAGGTCGTATCTACACCGTCACGACCAGGGATACACCCGCGTTGACCggcttaataaaaaaatgtataaaaaaataataaaaggttgCACACAGGTCAGATAACCCTGGTCCGACCCGGGTCGTTGGTGTGAAAAAGATATGCTGACATTCATCTTACCAGGTCTGCATATTTCTTGCACAAAGCGGCTAGTTTCTCCTCAGGAGTGGCTAGGGAGTTGAGTGCCTGCATCAAAAGAACAACCTCCTTGcctggaaaaaaatgacaaaaaaacagaatgtaCAGGGATGCTATATTTCACATTCCCCAAAGAATTTTGTATGGTCATCTTGTCATTTTGAGGATATTAGATAAGTACTGGATTTTTAAGGAATAAGGGGATACTAGGTTTCCTCCCTAAAAGCATGTTGCGGAATAGGTCAAACTGAATATCAATTATTCCTGCGACTCCTTTGGTCAAAACTAAGATTTCTGAAAATAATATTTATGTATGCAAAAGTTTGTTGATGTGCAGAGCTTTTTATCCGGGAAACTAGTCAAATCCTTAAAGAAGATGATTAGGggtaatgtgaaaaatgtgacatttattGACGGACTAGGTAACATGGCGGGTTGCTTCTATCTGTTCACATGATGGccattagggttgggtacctttTGCATCTGAACCAATTTCAGTACAGATACCTTAAATTTGGTTCCCAGTACCCAACGGTACTTTGCAACCTATTAAATTGAATCATTAttcaacttttattcttgtatttgtatattattctTTTTCAGCCTGTTGGAAACTACTTTATCGGCATTGCCATGACTCACTGTAACTTCAACACACCTCTGTGCGTGTGTCGGAGCTCTTCTCTCTATCAACATTCAGAGGACAGACCAGCTTGGTACAGAAAGGTCCCGAAATTTGGCACCGTTTGAACCAATACTCTACAATTACCGATGTGATTTGGTCGGTACCGGTGAAGGTAAAGGGTTCCGTTCCCAACCCTAATGGCAATTAAGTGATACATTTATTGCAGTGACTGTTACGGGTCTGACTTAGTAAGAGTGATtttgatctgtgttttttttNNNNNNNNNNttttttttttacagaaatatGACTTTGCCGCTAATTAAGACATGAAACCTTCATGTAAAATTGCCAATTTAGTTATGTAATGAGAGCATGTCTCTAAGTGCTTGTATCATATGTTGCAGTGTTCCTACCAAAAGACTTGTCCTCTCCAGCCTGGAGGTCTCCTCCGGGGTCCAGCTCTGCCTCCCCAAGGTCGCTGGGACTGTCTTCTCGGCCTGGAgtctcccccctctcctcctcagcaCAGCACAGCCCCAAACCAAACTCTGCAACCTCCTCctgataaaacacacacacacacacacacagacagacacacacacacctcattgaAGAGCTCTTATGGCAGTTTTCATTGAGCAGCTCCACTAAAggtaaaatgacataaaatgcccaTCACTTACCTCTTCAGGAGCAAGTTAGCCAAATCAACATCCTTTTGGGCattaagctgtctccatctttcaaatacatctacAATATTTACCCAGGTTTTGTAATGTCTCTGGTCATGCAACTGTCATacaaagttttttcttttggggtcaggtagaatctatctctgttgatcctgtttgtttgctgcttctATGGCTGTACTTCAGCTGTAGCGCACTGATAATCTGGTACtgtatctggcaacccggcttGGCTGTCAAAATAGGCAGTTGATgccaacacacaggccaaaacacacagacattacGTCCCGGAACGGAactttcaaaaggagaaaatacaggCTTTCGatttgttgtcagaaaagacaGTATTTCAGCTTAGCATGTtcccttaatatctgatgacatattatggtcatttttggatttaatacagtaaatatattacataatgCACCTTTAACTTGCAtgacaaataaaaagagaaaatccaaAAAAGCCCACACAGGTTGACAGTGTTTACCTGGCAGGGGCTGTCCAGGTCGGGGGGGGAGTCACTGCCTCCCACTATTCTTCTGGTCGCCACATCGATCTCACAAACTCCTGTTGTCTCCATTAGTCCTGATCACAAGCTAGAAACGCATAGCAAACCAGAACTGTTAAGAAATATAAATGAGTTTAGTACAAGACTAAATACTTTGTATAAAGTGATGAGAAGTAATAGTCTCATTTGGACTAAATATAGCCTTGTAATAATTAANNNNNNNNNNAAGCAATGGGGGTTTTGATAATGTGGGTGGGCTGCTTTGGGTATAAGTGATGCGATAACGTACATGAATAATAGATCCATAAGGCTTACCAGACAAAAACACTGCACTCAGATATGAGATAGGCTTTTAAAAGTGActtccttttgggatgactcacgTAAGGAAATTGAAAGATgatataaagataacaataataacagtaatagtaataacaataagaacctttggctataaaaagacatttaccataaattatcagtccaaagtgtcagtgttgagtcaagtgttaaagtgtccaggtatttatgtgagtccagaTGTGTATGTGAATGTAATGTCCTCTCTGCCCCAAACTTTCTAACTGTGGAAGattaaaagttatttaaaatggAACTTAAGGAAATCATTGATTTATTGTAGGTTTGCATGCAGTTTATTGTCCCAAATTccactatggccacgccaagaccAGCCgactggttggggttaggcatttgaccttgagtggtaaaggttaggatagccgattggtcaggggatagaacctgtacaaatggggttaCGTTGTGGggaatttgggacactaaactGTAAGCATACCTTTATTGCAATTACACTTTCActattaaaaataacaacagaatCCTAATTGCAGCTGAATCAGCATTGGTCTGAATGCCAGTGTTTTAGAGAGAGaaccacttcttttttttacttgacaTTGTCACTCCCCGACTGCAAAATgtgtcgcgcatgctcagatttagacgtttacggcataacgtgacatactaaaatttgtgaaatccatgaaataatagatgtaaatcatttcaaaaacgttttaactATCTaggattgtttgattgctaatgttcGCTCAAaaccattcaagtgacagcctgttgtgtttgatgctaacttgtagccagcagtgaacaaacttcatTAAGTAGGGCGATTTTTACTGCATTGATATTACAGACggctctcgttagcatcttggaaGCtagctacttgtcgcaaagtgacgcatgcgcgactcaaatccgCACTCAGACATAAACAATGCCTTCTCAAAACAAGCTAAGCAGTGTTTCTTAAGGACTGGCCAAATTATTTCTATATATGGAAGCAAGGACTTGATACAGCCGATATCTACAGAACAATATAAACATCTGCTTAGCTTTTACAGTAATTGTGGCCATTGCTTTATCATTGATGTAACAAGCCCTGGTTGATGGAGAGAAACAAGCTTGCCAAGGTAAAAAACAATTTAGCAAAGAAAAAGGACCTatttaaatccagacagcataCGTTATCCACGTGTGCAGCAGCGGCAGAAGCAGCCTGCTATAAACGGTCAAACGAGCACTACACACAGCATGCCTCGTCCTGAATTTTAAATAGTCATACACTTAGGTCTCCCAACCAAGCACGTTGACCTTCTCTCACGTTaccttactactactacttttccACCTTTCCGCGTTAACTATTCAACGCTAGGTTCGCTAGCTAGTTGTTAGTTTGGCAGCCTTGCACCAACATTCACATCGAACGATCCCAACAGGTGGACATGCCATGCTTACGTAACATTACGACAGGCAATTTACAGATGTTAATTACAATCGAGCTTGCTTGCCTCGTCGGCTAACGTTAATCGGTGCGTATGGCGTAACAATGATAACTTTTAGGTTACTAACGTTAACGCACATCTGCCTGTCAAGCGCGAACACATCTGTTTTGGCAGTGTGTTGcgacctagctagctagctaacaatgTGTGATTGTAGTGATCGCTGTA
The nucleotide sequence above comes from Etheostoma spectabile isolate EspeVRDwgs_2016 chromosome 15, UIUC_Espe_1.0, whole genome shotgun sequence. Encoded proteins:
- the txlng gene encoding gamma-taxilin — encoded protein: METTGVCEIDVATRRIVGGSDSPPDLDSPCQEEVAEFGLGLCCAEEERGETPGREDSPSDLGEAELDPGGDLQAGEDKSFGKEVVLLMQALNSLATPEEKLAALCKKYADLLEESRCMQKRLKALQKKQSQIVKEKIHLQGEHSKAILARSKLESLCRELQRHNKTLKEENSQRSREYEEQRKEAMLHFQMTLSDIEVQMEQHSSHNTKLRQENMDLAEKLKKLIEQYELREEHIDKVFKHKELQQQLMDAKLQRITEMMKEVEDKQQRERDFLLKDATESRRKCELMKEQETQLKQQLSLYMDKFEEFQSTLAKSNEVFTTFRQEMEKMTKKIKKLEKETTQWRTKWESNNQALLQMAEEKTLRDGHFKALQGKLELLERLCRALQKERNDLNNQLSILQEPGDKGSVVLPEAPPSEPSAGGEGEEEQEEEEEEEGQAQAGELEADGIHRAPRPPELEPAAAATDTTITVAMAMSSHPAESAVSQQD